The region TGACAATAAACTTTTAGATACGATAAAGTCAGCAAATAATTTTGTTGAAGAGAATGATGATTCTATAGTTACGTTTGGAATGCAGCCTAACAGACCTGAAACAGGGTATGGGTACATAAAATCAGGAGAAATAAAAGAAAAAGTAAATGGTTTTGAAATAAGAAAAGTCGATAAGTTTGTAGAAAAACCTAACAGAGAAAAAGCGGAAAGTTACCTTAAAGTAGGAAATTTTCTCTGGAATGGTGGTATGTTTATATGGAAATGTTCTACAATACTTAAACTTACTGAGAAATATTTAAATAAAACATATAATATTTTAAGGGAAATAGCAATATCAAGTGACAGCGAGTTTAATAATACTCTAAAAAGAGAATATGTTAATGTAGATGATATATCTGTTGATTATGGAATAATGGAAAAGGCAGATAATATATATGTAATTCCATGTGATTTTGGATGGGATGACATAGGAACCTGGCATGCTGTTGAAAGATACAGGGACAAGGATGAAGATAACAATGTATGTGTTGGAGAAATAAAAAGTATAGACAGCAAAAATAATATATTAGTTGGAAAAGAAAAACCAATAGTTGTTGTTGGACTTTCAGATGTATTTGTTGTTGAAAGTGATGATATTATTTTTGTTGGTAGGAAAGATGATATTGAAAGAATTAAAGAAATTAAGAAAAAAGTAATAAAATGATTATTTTAGATTAGGAGTATATCTGATGAAAATTGCTTTAGTACATGATTGGCTTACAAATATGGGTGGAGCGGAAAGAGTAGTCATAAATTTTAAGGAGTTATATAGGGATGCTCCTATTTATACTACATTATATAATCCAGAAAAGTTGGACGGTGAACTACAAAATATTGATGTAAGGACGTCTTTTCTTCAAAGCCCTAAAAATATTAAGAGGGGACACCAGAAGTTACTTCCTTTTATGCCTATGGCATTTGAGAACTTTGATTTAAACGAATATGATATTGTTTTAAGCAGCAGTTCTTCATGTGCAAAAGGAGTTATTACAAATCCTAATACGATGCATGTTTGTTACTGTCATACTCCTATGAGGTATGCATGGGAATATTATTATGAATATGCTAATGAATGGGGATTAAATAAATTAAAAGGTAGACTATTAAAGTATGTAATGAATTATATAAGAATGTGGGATAAAGTTTCAGCCGATAGAGTAGATTACTTTATAGCTAACTCTGAAAATGTAGCTAAAAGAATATGGAAACATTATAGACGGGAAAGTGTAGTTATTCATCCTCCTGTAAGATGTAATTTGTTCAATATAAGTGATATTGATGAGGACTATTTTTTAATAGTTTCTAGGTTGGTTCCATATAAAAAAATAGATTTGGCGGTGCAAGCTTTTAATGAATTAGGACTTCCACTAGTTGTAATTGGTGGTGGCAAAGATCTAGAAAGATTAAAAACTATGGCCAAAGATAATATAAAGTTTTTGGGAAGACAGCCAGATGAAGTTATTAAAGATTATTATTCTAAGTGTAGGGCTTTTATATTTCCAGGAGAAGAGGACTTTGGTATAACGCCGCTTGAAGCGCAGGCAAGTGGAAGACCAGTTATAGCATATGGAAAAGGCGGAGCACTTGAGACAGTAGTTGATGGAGTTACAGGGGTGTTCTTTGAAGAGCAAAATGTAAATGCATTAAAAGTATCCGTTGAAAAATTTGAAAAAATTAAATTTGATAAGAAAATTATAAGAGTTCATGCAGAGGAATTTAGGGAAGAAGTATTCAAGAAAAGAATAAATGATTTTATTAAGTATAAATTTAACGAATTTAAAAATGATAATCATTGGAAAATGGTATAGAAGTTCGTTAATAAGCGTAAAATTATTGTGCAATTGTGTTAAAAGTATATGGATTGGTCAAATAGGTGATGAAATGAATATAATATTTATATCAATGGAACTGCCATATCCTGCGAATTCAGGTGGCAGAATATATACATGGGAAAGATTGAAGCAAATACAAAAACATTCAAATAATATATTTTTGTATACTTTAGCAGAGAATAGTGAAAAAGTAGAGCTTGAAAAAATAAAAGAAGTTTGTTCAGAAGTAAATATATATAGAAGAGAAAATAAATATAAGAATGCAATTTTAAATTTATTTAAACCGTATTCTGTCGTATCTAGATATAATAAAAATATGTATTATGATATTGAGAAAATTATTGCAAGTGAAAAGAAAGTAGATTTGATAATTATTGATATTCCAGAGATGATTTTAAATTGTCCTGTAAATAATAATATACCTAAAATTATTACACAACATAATATTGAATTTAAAGTGTTTCAAAGTATATACAAAAATTCAAAAAATTATATACATAAGGCAATATTCTATATAGAATATATTAAAATGAAAAGATTTGAGGATAAAATATATAAATCTAATTTAATAAATGGGTTTACGTTCATATCAGAAAAGGATGCTGAAGTGTTTCAAAATATGTATAATATTAAAAGGTATAATATTACACCACAGGGATATGATGTTGATTTTAATAATGAAAAAAAAATTACAATTAATGATGGATGTAAAATTATATTGTTTACAGGTAAAATGAATTATCAACCCAATGTACAAGCAGTTGAGTGGTTTTGTACAAATATATTTCCTCATATCAAGGAAAAAGTTAAGAACTTAAAGTTTTATATTGTTGGGAAAAAACCAACTGATGAAGTTAAAAAATTAGCTAATGATGATATTATTGTAACAGGTGAAGTGGAAAGTGTAGAACCCTATATTCACAAGGCTGATTTGGTTGTTATACCATTAAAAAGTGGAGGAGGAGTCAAAATAAAATTATTTGAGGCTCTTGGTAATGGTAAGATTGTTGTTACAACATCTAAAGGAATAGAGGGAACGAAATTTAAAGATAAAATACACGTTATATTGGCT is a window of Clostridium pasteurianum DNA encoding:
- a CDS encoding mannose-1-phosphate guanylyltransferase; its protein translation is MLCALIMAGGKGERFWPLSTDEKPKQFLQLLGDKTMIQMTVERLEKLISIEKIFVVTAERYVDILKKQLPELPERNIIVEPVGKNTAPCIGLSAFMINKYYKDASIVVLPSDHLIVNDNKLLDTIKSANNFVEENDDSIVTFGMQPNRPETGYGYIKSGEIKEKVNGFEIRKVDKFVEKPNREKAESYLKVGNFLWNGGMFIWKCSTILKLTEKYLNKTYNILREIAISSDSEFNNTLKREYVNVDDISVDYGIMEKADNIYVIPCDFGWDDIGTWHAVERYRDKDEDNNVCVGEIKSIDSKNNILVGKEKPIVVVGLSDVFVVESDDIIFVGRKDDIERIKEIKKKVIK
- a CDS encoding glycosyltransferase family 4 protein gives rise to the protein MKIALVHDWLTNMGGAERVVINFKELYRDAPIYTTLYNPEKLDGELQNIDVRTSFLQSPKNIKRGHQKLLPFMPMAFENFDLNEYDIVLSSSSSCAKGVITNPNTMHVCYCHTPMRYAWEYYYEYANEWGLNKLKGRLLKYVMNYIRMWDKVSADRVDYFIANSENVAKRIWKHYRRESVVIHPPVRCNLFNISDIDEDYFLIVSRLVPYKKIDLAVQAFNELGLPLVVIGGGKDLERLKTMAKDNIKFLGRQPDEVIKDYYSKCRAFIFPGEEDFGITPLEAQASGRPVIAYGKGGALETVVDGVTGVFFEEQNVNALKVSVEKFEKIKFDKKIIRVHAEEFREEVFKKRINDFIKYKFNEFKNDNHWKMV
- a CDS encoding glycosyltransferase; translated protein: MIIIGKWYRSSLISVKLLCNCVKSIWIGQIGDEMNIIFISMELPYPANSGGRIYTWERLKQIQKHSNNIFLYTLAENSEKVELEKIKEVCSEVNIYRRENKYKNAILNLFKPYSVVSRYNKNMYYDIEKIIASEKKVDLIIIDIPEMILNCPVNNNIPKIITQHNIEFKVFQSIYKNSKNYIHKAIFYIEYIKMKRFEDKIYKSNLINGFTFISEKDAEVFQNMYNIKRYNITPQGYDVDFNNEKKITINDGCKIILFTGKMNYQPNVQAVEWFCTNIFPHIKEKVKNLKFYIVGKKPTDEVKKLANDDIIVTGEVESVEPYIHKADLVVIPLKSGGGVKIKLFEALGNGKIVVTTSKGIEGTKFKDKIHVILANDEEGFINQCSKILSNPADYSILVKNSLMLMKQNYSWDAIGEDYNKFLINVKNSTDL